A single Streptomyces sp. 2114.4 DNA region contains:
- a CDS encoding Rieske (2Fe-2S) protein, whose translation MRAASFTALAAGGATATGAAATGAAARAAETCVASLDALGRLEKLDALTGPLRRVVRGLPLGRCRDVLHGLPIGHPLHPALVQVPLGAWLSAAVLDAVPGTRRGARLLVGVGILAAVPAAWAGWVDWAEQHEDQMRTGLVHAASIAVAVGLYARSWVHRGRGHTVRGKVLGFAGLCAAGTGGMLGGHLAYRQAAGANKAQPVPHLLDEGWHPIGRVEDFPVGEAVRRELGEVPLLVVRLAGGHIHVLAGRCSHLSGPLTQGTVTEGCVVCPWHGSTFRLSDGANVRGPATAPQPSFQVSVDGEGTVRVRLPGAG comes from the coding sequence ATGAGAGCGGCGTCCTTCACGGCTCTCGCGGCGGGCGGCGCCACCGCAACAGGGGCCGCGGCAACCGGGGCCGCCGCCCGGGCCGCGGAAACCTGTGTGGCGTCCCTGGACGCACTGGGCCGCCTGGAGAAGCTGGATGCGCTGACCGGCCCGTTGCGGCGGGTGGTGCGCGGCCTGCCCCTGGGCCGCTGCCGCGATGTGCTGCACGGCCTGCCGATCGGCCATCCGCTGCATCCCGCCCTGGTACAGGTACCCCTGGGCGCCTGGCTGTCCGCCGCGGTGCTGGACGCCGTCCCGGGGACCCGGCGCGGTGCCCGCCTCCTGGTGGGGGTGGGCATCCTTGCGGCCGTACCGGCGGCGTGGGCCGGCTGGGTGGACTGGGCCGAGCAGCACGAGGACCAGATGCGCACGGGACTGGTGCACGCGGCGTCGATCGCCGTGGCCGTCGGGCTGTACGCGCGGTCCTGGGTGCATCGCGGCCGCGGCCACACGGTACGGGGCAAGGTGCTCGGGTTCGCGGGGCTGTGCGCGGCCGGGACCGGCGGCATGCTCGGCGGGCACCTCGCCTACCGGCAGGCCGCGGGTGCCAACAAGGCGCAGCCGGTGCCGCATCTGCTGGACGAGGGCTGGCACCCGATCGGCAGGGTCGAGGACTTCCCGGTCGGCGAGGCGGTGCGCCGGGAGCTGGGCGAGGTCCCGTTGCTGGTGGTCCGCCTGGCGGGCGGGCACATCCATGTCCTCGCCGGACGGTGCAGCCACCTCTCGGGGCCCCTCACACAGGGCACGGTCACCGAGGGCTGCGTGGTGTGCCCGTGGCACGGCAGCACCTTCCGGCTGTCGGACGGCGCCAATGTCCGTGGCCCGGCCACCGCTCCCCAGCCGTCCTTCCAGGTGAGCGTGGACGGGGAGGGCACCGTCCGGGTACGGCTGCCCGGCGCGGGCTGA
- a CDS encoding SDR family oxidoreductase, producing MRVLPAAPSIEGLTAVVTGGSRGLGLLLARQLLRRGCDVVLLARDEAELGRAVGRLAQWRGGTVHGVVCDVRDRAALQDRLAEIARAHDGLDIVIANAGIIQVGPADALGPDGFREAMDSVFHGALNTALAALPHLRRSPAGGRLALIGSVGGLLAVPHLLPYSCAKSAVAALAEGLHAEEGAHGVTVTAVHPGLMRTGSHLHALFGGDRRREYAWFSALAGAPVLSMNAERAAERIVRALQRRRPRIVLTPAARLGARAHGLAPVTTTRLVSAVARVLPRDGARGTVDGRAVAAGEQPPARRLRSVLGALNERAADRYNQR from the coding sequence ATGCGTGTGCTTCCGGCCGCTCCCTCGATCGAAGGGCTCACCGCCGTCGTCACCGGCGGCTCGCGGGGGCTCGGGCTGCTCCTGGCCCGCCAACTGCTGCGGCGCGGCTGTGATGTCGTGCTGCTGGCCCGGGACGAGGCCGAACTCGGCCGGGCCGTCGGCAGACTGGCCCAGTGGCGCGGCGGCACGGTGCACGGGGTGGTGTGCGATGTGCGGGACCGGGCCGCGCTGCAGGACCGCCTCGCGGAGATCGCCAGGGCCCACGACGGGCTGGACATCGTCATCGCCAACGCCGGCATCATCCAGGTCGGTCCGGCCGACGCGCTCGGCCCCGACGGGTTCCGGGAGGCGATGGACTCCGTCTTTCACGGCGCCCTGAACACCGCCCTCGCCGCGCTCCCCCACCTCCGGCGCAGCCCGGCCGGCGGCCGGCTGGCACTCATCGGGTCCGTCGGGGGGCTGCTGGCGGTGCCGCATCTGCTGCCGTACTCCTGCGCCAAGTCGGCGGTGGCCGCGCTGGCCGAGGGGCTGCACGCCGAGGAGGGCGCGCACGGCGTCACGGTGACCGCGGTCCACCCCGGCCTGATGCGCACCGGGTCGCACCTCCATGCCCTCTTCGGCGGGGACCGGCGCCGGGAGTACGCCTGGTTCTCGGCGCTGGCCGGGGCCCCGGTGCTGTCCATGAACGCCGAACGGGCCGCCGAACGCATCGTGCGCGCGCTGCAACGGCGGCGTCCCCGCATCGTGCTGACACCGGCCGCCAGGCTCGGTGCCAGGGCACACGGGCTGGCGCCGGTGACCACCACCCGGCTGGTGTCGGCCGTCGCCCGGGTGCTGCCCCGCGACGGCGCCCGCGGCACCGTCGACGGCCGGGCGGTCGCGGCCGGGGAGCAGCCGCCGGCCCGGCGGTTGCGCAGTGTGCTCGGCGCCCTCAACGAACGGGCGGCCGACCGCTACAACCAGCGCTGA
- a CDS encoding Dps family protein, which translates to MTEAEGGEVIGRLRLRLHALNDLALTLKHVHWNVVGPHFIAVHEMLDPQVEAVRSMVDATAERIATLGGSPTGTPGALTAERTWEDYSVGRAQAIEHLGALDVVYSGIIKDHREAVAATEKTDPVTQDLLIEHLRSLELFQWFVRAHLESAGGKLSTGAADGEFAAGRAAVDQARRQP; encoded by the coding sequence ATGACCGAAGCTGAAGGCGGAGAGGTCATCGGGCGGCTGCGGCTCCGCCTGCATGCGCTCAACGACCTGGCACTCACCCTCAAGCATGTGCACTGGAATGTCGTGGGGCCGCATTTCATCGCCGTCCACGAAATGCTCGATCCGCAGGTCGAGGCCGTCCGTTCGATGGTCGACGCCACCGCGGAACGCATCGCCACGCTCGGCGGCTCCCCGACGGGTACGCCGGGCGCCCTGACCGCCGAGCGGACCTGGGAGGACTACTCCGTCGGACGGGCGCAGGCGATCGAGCACCTGGGCGCGCTGGACGTCGTCTACTCGGGGATCATCAAGGACCATCGCGAGGCGGTGGCCGCCACCGAGAAGACGGATCCGGTGACGCAGGACCTGCTGATCGAGCATCTGCGGTCGCTGGAGCTGTTCCAGTGGTTCGTCCGGGCACACCTGGAGAGCGCCGGCGGCAAGCTGAGCACCGGCGCCGCCGACGGGGAGTTCGCGGCCGGCCGCGCGGCCGTCGACCAGGCGCGGCGCCAGCCCTGA
- a CDS encoding CsbD family protein gives MGMGKKARNIGHIVEGKAKETTGKALGNKSLQRRGRTEQAMGKMRQAVEKRRDTFKR, from the coding sequence ATGGGTATGGGAAAGAAGGCCAGGAACATCGGCCATATCGTCGAGGGAAAGGCCAAGGAAACGACCGGAAAGGCCCTCGGCAACAAAAGCCTGCAGCGGAGAGGGAGAACGGAACAGGCCATGGGGAAAATGCGGCAGGCAGTGGAAAAGAGGAGGGACACCTTCAAGCGCTGA
- a CDS encoding gas vesicle protein K, protein MTAGDRRPGSRFDDVADAAARAFQLLPPTPQDVRPPAGPGPRRPAHRVSADPDTVERDLIKLVLTLVELLRQLMERQALQRVDAGDLTEEQEERLGATLMILHDRMVELCAQYDLSMQDLNLDLGPLGTLLPPAE, encoded by the coding sequence ATGACAGCCGGTGACCGCCGCCCCGGCAGCCGCTTCGACGATGTCGCCGATGCGGCCGCCCGCGCCTTCCAGCTGCTGCCCCCGACACCACAGGACGTCCGGCCCCCGGCCGGGCCGGGACCACGAAGGCCGGCACACCGGGTCAGCGCCGACCCCGACACGGTCGAGCGGGATCTGATCAAGCTCGTCCTCACCCTGGTCGAGCTGCTGCGCCAGCTCATGGAACGCCAGGCCCTGCAACGGGTCGATGCCGGAGACCTCACTGAGGAACAGGAGGAACGCCTGGGAGCGACGCTGATGATCCTCCACGACCGGATGGTGGAACTCTGCGCGCAGTACGACCTTTCGATGCAGGACCTGAATTTGGATCTCGGTCCGCTCGGGACCCTGCTGCCACCCGCTGAATGA
- a CDS encoding gas vesicle protein, translating into MRPAGGPPARADEPLPDRQIALIDLLDRLLSGGVVLTGDIVLSIADIDLVRVSLRALIVSISEQNPSPWRSTAPLVRDDDDSR; encoded by the coding sequence GTGAGGCCGGCGGGCGGGCCGCCGGCCAGGGCGGACGAGCCCCTGCCGGACCGGCAGATCGCCCTGATCGACCTGCTGGACCGGCTGCTCAGCGGAGGCGTGGTCCTCACCGGAGACATCGTCCTGTCCATCGCCGATATCGACCTCGTACGCGTCTCGCTGCGCGCCCTGATCGTCTCCATCAGCGAACAGAACCCCTCCCCGTGGCGCTCCACCGCGCCCCTGGTACGGGACGACGATGACAGCCGGTGA